TCGATGAGCAGTTTGGGGTCCTCGTCGCAGGTGCCGCACAGGCAGGCCGGCAGCGTCCGTGTCCACCATCGGCCGAGCCGCAGGTGCAGGCTCGGCTCGGCGAACTGGATCGCCAGCGGCGCCGCGGTCGGGATGCGGGGGATGAGCCGGACGGTCCGCGCGAGCGCCTCGTCGAGCCCGAGCGGTTCCTTGGTCTCCCGGCGCTCCACCTGATAGCGCTCGGTGAGCTCGTCCAGCAGGGTGTCGGCCGCCTCGTGCAGCAGGGTGAAGCGGTCCGAATCGGTGGCGTGCTGGTTGCCGTCCACCAGTGCAGTATGCCGCGCTCGGCCCGCGACACCTAGGTGCTCCGGTGGGAACGGATTCATGCCCGGCCGAACTCCTCGGCCTTGACACCGGCGAGGAAGGCTTCCCAGACCTCCCTGCTGAAGGCCAGTGGGGCCGCGTCGAGGTCCTTCGAATCGCGGATCAGGAACAGCTCACCGACCCGCGCGACCTCGACACACGCGCCGCTGGCGCAGCGTCTGCTGCGCCGCCACGGCGTCTCCGTGGTCGTTTTGATCATGTCTGTACACCTCCGTGGTGGTTCGAATCCCACGGTATGCGACAGAGCCGATCGTCGGCGTTCGCCGACATGAGTGAAAACTAAAGGACGCCGCTTATCTCACGAATTGTGAGTTATGCGGCGCTCGTTGCTTATGAAATACGTACTTTGCGAGTATTTTGGACCGACCCGCTCCGGGTGCCGGAGCGGGTGGCCACGAGTCTTCAGAAACGGAATTCGCCCGCGTTGACGCCCTCGACGAACGCATCCCATTCGGCCTTCGTGAAGGTCAGGGCGGCGGCTTCGGGGTTCTTCGAGTCGCGGATCAGGTAGCTGTCGTCGACTTTTGCGACCTCGACGCAGGTCGACGTGCCGCAGCGGCTGCTCTTACGCCATGCGGGCGCGTTGATGTTCTCCATCTGGGGACTCTCCACAGGTTTATGCCGTGCCCGACGCTGGGCACGGCTTGCTTTTCTATATGTGCGCCCAGGCCGAGCGGTTCTGGTTGCCGTTTTCCAGGGCTTGCCGAAGGAATCGGATCGTGTCGTCTTCGTCTGCGGCTTCGTGCTGGACCCGGTCGAAGTGCGCGCGTCGTGTCGCGCCGGCTCCGTGGTCCGCGTGCGGTGCAATGCCGGGTGACCAGCCCGTCTCGATGACGACCGGAAGGTAGGTGAGGCCGGCTCGTGCCCGGGTATCCGGGAGGACGAGTCGTGCCTGTCGCCGCGCGACAGTGGGTGAGACACCCTCAGCCATGGGACCTTCATCGTTGAAGTAGTCGAACCGAGCGGTGGAGCTAGTCACTTTGCTACCTCGCTGACTGCTGCGTATCAGGCGGCACTGTGGCAACAAGACCACTGTCAGTCAGCGAGGTCGCGGATATCCTAGTACTGTCCTATCAGAACGAGACGTCCCAGGTGGGGTTTTGGTTCGAATCCCCCTTGTCACCCATTAGGAAAATGCCAGGTCGGCTGGTCAGGCGGCGGCCAGGCCGTAACCCCACGGGGTACGCCGGCCGTCCTCCATGGCGCGGCGCAGCGCCCGGCCCACCTGGTTGAAGACCCGGACGTCACTCGAGGAGTACAGCACCACAGCGGTGCCGTGATATTGCGCGTGCAGCTCCCAGCGCCGGGGCTGGCGCCAGAAGAACGCGAGGATCGGGCCGATGATCGCGAGGAAGCCGAACACATACAGTGTCGGGTTCGCCAGCAGGGTCCACGCGGCGGCGACCGCCAGAAGCGTTCCGGCGGCGAGGTGCGGGGCATAGGGCCGGGTCCGCGCCGGGGCCTGGACCAGCCCGACGTGACGCAGGTCCGCGACGGTGAAGCTCAACGACTCCGGCGAGGTGTGCCAGGTGAAGAAGGCCTCGGTGATCTCAGCATCCGACCCACGGTAGTAGGTCCGCGTACCGCGTGTGCTCATGGCGCACTCCTTCTCGCGTTACCTTGCGAGGTAGAGACGGTCGAGGCCACCATTGGCGCAAGAGACGAATCCCCGCCTCGCTCGTGCACTTGAACAGTCGCGATGGGAACGTCGCACAAGGACGAAAGCGCGGTAGAGGTGACAACGGCACCCGTTTGCCGCCGGGTGCCGTTGTTTTGTCTCTCCCTCCACTCCGCCCTTGTTGCTCTACGCTCAGTGAAGCACGCCACGTTTCCCTTCGCCACAGCGCAAACTGCCATGTTGCAGATTACGGGGAAGCGGGCGGCGGACCGGGCGTGTGGCGCCCGGCATGCGCGAGGACGGTTTCATAGCCATATCGACCGGGTAGGCCAACCGTGGAAAGCCGCAACGAACCTGTATTTCCGCAGGTAGGGGAGGGCGAACCGGATGGAGAGCCGACTAAGGATAGCGGGGCAGGCGGTGCAGCCGGTCCTGGTGATGTTCCCGCTCGGCCTGTTCGCGATGGCCGTTTTGTTTGACATTGCCGATTTGCTCGGCGGGCCTACCATCTTGGGCGCCCTGGCCTACTGGAACATCGTGGCCGGCCTGGTCGTCGGGGTGCCCGCGATGCTGGCCGGTGCGATCGAGGTGATGCTGCTGCGCCGCCCGCAGGCCCGGCGGCTGGGTGCGCTCCGCACTCTGATCAACATGGGCGTCCTGGTGGCGTTCGCGGTGATCCTGATGGTCCGGATCCGGGCGGCCGACCGGGTGGCCGGCGGCGGCCTGTTCCTGGTCGAGCTGCTCGCCCTGGGCCTGGCCGGTTTCGGTGCCTGGTTCGCCGGTGAGCTGGCCAACGGCCGGGCCCCGGCTTTCGCCCGGGCGGCGGCCGGTCCGCGTAACTACTGAAGTTTTTCCAGCTTACGGATCTGGTCGTCGATGAAGGCGAGGGTCGCCGCCTCGTCGGCGGCCTCGTCCCAGATCTTGTCGAACCGGGCGCGGTGCTTGCCGGTGGTCTCCCGGTCCTCGTTCATCTCGTCACCGAGCCCGGTCTCCCGGTAGAGAACCTCGCCCTCGCCCAGCGTGAGCAGGTCGAACATGGCGTTGTTGGTGACCGCCGCGTCCAGCGTGAACGGCACCATCCGGATGGTGATGACGTTGTCCGCGGCAAGCTGGCGGAGCTCGCGCAGCTGATCGGCGAAGACCGCCGGACCACCGATGGTGCGTCGCAACACCGACTCGTCGAGCATCACCAGGATCCGCACCTCACCGGCCGACGCCCGGCCGAGCAGGGCGTCCCGGCGCAACTGGCGGGCCGCGATCCGGCGCTGCCGCTGGTCCTCGGTGAGCTCGTCCTCGTACCGGGTCATCAGCGCCACCGCGTACTGCGGGGTCTGCAGGGGACCGGGAACGAAGTAGACCGAGTACGACCGCATCTGGGCCGCCTCGTTCTCGTACTCGATCAGCTTCCGGGTGGCGTCGGTCAGGTTCTCCCGGAACTCGGGGGTCTGGTACCACGCCTGCCGCTGGCGTTTCCGCGCGATCCGCGCATCCGCGACCAGGTTGGCGATCGTCTCCTTATCCCTGATGCGGAGGAAGGTCAGCAGCGGCCGCAGGTCGTTCGGCGAGATCGAGACGTCGCCGTTCTCGATGCGGATCACTTTGCTGAGCGACCACTCCATCTCCTCGGCGACCTGGAGTTGTGTCAGATCGGCGTGTTCTCGCGCCTCACGAATCGCGAGCCGGACACGCCGGCGCGCGACGGTGGGTGAATCGCCCTCAGGCATGGATCCTTCATCAGGTCGTGGTCCGTCCCGGCGGCGGGCGCCGCCGAGAGCCGTTCTTATTACTGTCCTATCAGAACAGCGATGGCAACCGCAGAGTAGGCATGGCCGCACTCTCAGTGTGGCGCCCGGCGATCGCGACCGCCCAGCCGGGCGCAACGCCGCGACCGCAACGCCCCGACGGTGAAGTGGCCTCACAAGGAAGCGGCACCCGGTTGCCGCCGGGTGCCGAACTGCTCCCTGCTACGCATCCGCCCGCGTAGCTCTGG
This window of the Actinoplanes oblitus genome carries:
- a CDS encoding DUF6232 family protein → MSTRGTRTYYRGSDAEITEAFFTWHTSPESLSFTVADLRHVGLVQAPARTRPYAPHLAAGTLLAVAAAWTLLANPTLYVFGFLAIIGPILAFFWRQPRRWELHAQYHGTAVVLYSSSDVRVFNQVGRALRRAMEDGRRTPWGYGLAAA
- a CDS encoding DUF397 domain-containing protein; the protein is MENINAPAWRKSSRCGTSTCVEVAKVDDSYLIRDSKNPEAAALTFTKAEWDAFVEGVNAGEFRF
- a CDS encoding helix-turn-helix domain-containing protein, translating into MPEGDSPTVARRRVRLAIREAREHADLTQLQVAEEMEWSLSKVIRIENGDVSISPNDLRPLLTFLRIRDKETIANLVADARIARKRQRQAWYQTPEFRENLTDATRKLIEYENEAAQMRSYSVYFVPGPLQTPQYAVALMTRYEDELTEDQRQRRIAARQLRRDALLGRASAGEVRILVMLDESVLRRTIGGPAVFADQLRELRQLAADNVITIRMVPFTLDAAVTNNAMFDLLTLGEGEVLYRETGLGDEMNEDRETTGKHRARFDKIWDEAADEAATLAFIDDQIRKLEKLQ
- a CDS encoding DUF2231 domain-containing protein, giving the protein MESRLRIAGQAVQPVLVMFPLGLFAMAVLFDIADLLGGPTILGALAYWNIVAGLVVGVPAMLAGAIEVMLLRRPQARRLGALRTLINMGVLVAFAVILMVRIRAADRVAGGGLFLVELLALGLAGFGAWFAGELANGRAPAFARAAAGPRNY
- a CDS encoding DUF6226 family protein, encoding MDGNQHATDSDRFTLLHEAADTLLDELTERYQVERRETKEPLGLDEALARTVRLIPRIPTAAPLAIQFAEPSLHLRLGRWWTRTLPACLCGTCDEDPKLLIEQLYRHADALVEGGLWERVRRGLSGSFYEARLIGAGVCADQEGPLSAAGARDARRGGFAAPVQWTPWQLRS
- a CDS encoding DUF397 domain-containing protein, whose protein sequence is MIKTTTETPWRRSRRCASGACVEVARVGELFLIRDSKDLDAAPLAFSREVWEAFLAGVKAEEFGRA